A DNA window from Planifilum fimeticola contains the following coding sequences:
- a CDS encoding RAMP superfamily CRISPR-associated protein, whose product MLRYWYRAVDPEYNQKRKLDVEKEGSTWENSLFGGTGAGEGQSRFLMRLHSKNPAVRGWKKRIDLSYLAFSLEGKRGRIVQEPRGYLEPNNIFSLSFCMRPSIEAVDQYWRRLIAAIWLLGHVGGLGYRSRRGFGSVALKAWRVDNPLQKGGTTEEIQQVISQLPIAHGAGSVHEWLNQFERGLRTLKGENGWFPRFSAATHTVIDESIFLIHSKGFSKWEEALAYAGSQLKGFRKEIDIRKRTVFGMPMLVPQRKIQYTPEKVERMASPVWIRVVEAGGCYFPMFGIYRTPPLKAVEKPMGKHKGNKSLNGRPFLVPFKEVLDEFQNHLRRNEFTLEVHV is encoded by the coding sequence ATGCTGCGTTATTGGTATCGAGCGGTGGATCCTGAGTACAACCAAAAAAGAAAGCTTGATGTTGAGAAGGAAGGATCGACCTGGGAGAACAGCTTGTTTGGAGGAACAGGTGCGGGTGAGGGGCAATCCCGCTTTCTGATGCGACTTCATTCTAAAAATCCGGCCGTTCGTGGTTGGAAAAAAAGGATAGATCTCAGTTATTTGGCCTTTTCATTGGAAGGAAAAAGGGGACGAATAGTCCAGGAACCTCGAGGCTATCTGGAACCGAATAATATTTTTTCCCTCTCTTTCTGCATGCGTCCTTCAATAGAAGCAGTAGATCAATATTGGCGACGACTGATAGCGGCGATTTGGCTACTGGGGCATGTGGGCGGGTTGGGGTACCGTTCCCGTCGAGGATTTGGTTCGGTGGCCTTGAAAGCCTGGAGAGTGGACAATCCTTTACAAAAGGGGGGTACCACAGAGGAGATCCAACAAGTGATCAGTCAGTTGCCCATTGCCCATGGAGCTGGAAGTGTACATGAGTGGTTGAACCAATTTGAGCGGGGACTTCGGACGCTGAAGGGAGAAAATGGATGGTTTCCTCGTTTTTCCGCAGCCACCCACACGGTGATTGATGAATCCATTTTTCTAATCCATAGTAAAGGGTTTTCGAAGTGGGAGGAGGCCCTCGCCTATGCGGGATCGCAACTGAAGGGCTTCCGAAAAGAGATTGACATTCGGAAGAGAACGGTCTTTGGCATGCCCATGTTGGTTCCTCAGCGGAAAATCCAGTATACGCCGGAAAAGGTTGAGCGGATGGCTTCTCCTGTCTGGATTCGAGTGGTGGAGGCTGGAGGATGTTATTTTCCGATGTTTGGCATTTACCGTACACCTCCCTTGAAAGCCGTAGAAAAGCCCATGGGCAAACATAAGGGGAATAAATCGCTTAATGGGCGGCCTTTCCTCGTTCCCTTTAAAGAGGTCCTGGACGAGTTTCAGAACCATTTGCGACGGAACGAGTTTACGTTGGAGGTGCACGTATGA
- the cas10 gene encoding type III-B CRISPR-associated protein Cas10/Cmr2 → MRKLHFTLGPVQSFVAQSRRTRDLLAGSFLLSYLAGHAMAAVIQRGGCIRFPQVHGEGAEQVKDELLRAILISLKGLPTKGPWKGSLPNRFQAEVPENFDPNACVEAVHKAWDQVADAVWRHVVEKAELYGRNTRKIWDRQVKKFWDIAWVLDQGDLDNGDLLDRRKNWRSYVPTVEPGDKCTLIGHLQELSGWLRIRERTKQEKFWSVVREVAGGLDLQENERLSAVGLIKRLFPRFAEESIGWKFPETAIHFPSTSYMSALPWINKAIREEPEKALALVEAAQSTRTIKKVGNGERFPLLKEAVSGQDSLKDFACLDASCFFRSNLENDNYWNEADDQEKREAVKKALFELIEALKENPRPYYALLLMDGDRLGKLLREIGGERVSQALAQFTEKVDRIITDHNGAPFYVGGDDVLALLPLDDALDAVVEVRSAYLESFAKGGQNGDSATISAAIVYAHAKAPLKGVLEHAHYLLDKVAKDQTGRDSLAVCVWKGGGPTITWSATWKVVCGKSWRKSGDPTDLQRLVEEFRNMVYSGSFFYKLKEQFEVVGSNLAEEEDLVEFLTKLITADYLRILEDRQTLNVGTAEMRIRRLVEFCLRNRRDEYGGIERELPFRADAALLIRFLGQRGGEEA, encoded by the coding sequence ATGAGAAAACTTCATTTCACCCTCGGACCGGTGCAGAGCTTTGTCGCTCAATCCCGGCGGACTCGCGATCTATTGGCCGGCTCTTTTCTTCTTTCGTATCTTGCGGGGCACGCCATGGCAGCGGTGATCCAGAGAGGCGGATGCATTCGGTTCCCCCAAGTGCACGGTGAGGGAGCGGAGCAGGTGAAGGATGAATTGCTCCGAGCTATTCTTATAAGCTTGAAAGGCCTGCCGACAAAGGGACCGTGGAAGGGATCGCTACCCAACCGCTTTCAGGCGGAGGTTCCGGAAAACTTTGATCCCAATGCATGTGTCGAAGCTGTTCATAAGGCCTGGGATCAGGTAGCCGATGCGGTTTGGAGACATGTGGTGGAGAAGGCGGAACTTTACGGAAGAAATACTCGAAAGATATGGGACCGGCAGGTGAAAAAATTCTGGGATATTGCCTGGGTGTTGGATCAAGGGGATTTAGATAACGGCGACTTGCTTGATCGCCGGAAAAATTGGCGGAGTTATGTACCAACGGTCGAGCCTGGCGACAAATGTACACTGATCGGTCATTTACAGGAGCTTTCCGGATGGCTCCGGATACGGGAGCGAACGAAGCAGGAAAAGTTTTGGTCCGTAGTGCGCGAGGTGGCCGGGGGACTGGATCTCCAAGAAAACGAACGGCTCAGTGCCGTGGGACTGATTAAGCGCTTGTTTCCCCGATTTGCCGAGGAGTCGATCGGATGGAAATTTCCTGAAACAGCTATCCATTTCCCTTCGACATCCTATATGTCCGCTTTGCCGTGGATAAACAAGGCGATTCGGGAGGAACCGGAGAAAGCGTTAGCTTTGGTTGAGGCGGCTCAATCAACAAGGACAATTAAAAAAGTGGGAAATGGAGAGCGCTTCCCTTTGTTGAAAGAAGCGGTATCTGGACAAGATTCGTTAAAGGATTTTGCTTGCCTGGATGCCTCTTGTTTTTTCCGGTCCAATTTAGAAAATGACAATTACTGGAATGAAGCGGATGATCAGGAGAAAAGAGAGGCCGTAAAAAAGGCCTTGTTCGAACTAATCGAAGCTTTAAAGGAGAATCCCCGCCCCTATTACGCCCTTCTCCTCATGGACGGGGATCGGCTGGGGAAGTTGCTGCGTGAAATCGGCGGAGAGAGGGTAAGCCAAGCGCTGGCTCAGTTCACTGAAAAAGTGGACCGGATCATTACGGATCACAACGGCGCGCCATTTTATGTCGGTGGCGACGATGTTCTGGCCCTCCTTCCCTTGGATGATGCGCTGGATGCGGTGGTGGAGGTGCGCAGCGCCTATTTGGAATCCTTTGCAAAGGGGGGTCAGAATGGCGATTCTGCCACCATTTCCGCCGCTATCGTCTATGCCCATGCCAAGGCACCTCTCAAAGGAGTGTTGGAACATGCCCATTATTTGCTGGACAAGGTGGCGAAGGATCAAACCGGTCGGGACAGCCTAGCGGTCTGTGTTTGGAAAGGGGGAGGTCCCACGATCACCTGGTCAGCTACATGGAAGGTGGTATGCGGGAAAAGCTGGCGAAAGAGTGGGGACCCAACCGATTTGCAAAGGCTGGTTGAGGAATTTCGAAACATGGTTTATTCCGGGAGTTTCTTCTACAAGTTAAAGGAACAGTTTGAGGTGGTCGGTTCAAACCTTGCGGAAGAGGAAGATTTGGTTGAATTCCTGACTAAGTTGATTACCGCCGATTACCTCCGTATTTTGGAGGATCGACAAACCCTCAATGTTGGGACAGCCGAGATGCGCATCCGTCGATTGGTGGAGTTTTGTCTGCGCAATCGAAGGGATGAGTATGGAGGTATTGAGAGGGAATTACCGTTCCGGGCGGACGCAGCATTATTGATACGCTTTCTCGGGCAGAGGGGAGGGGAGGAAGCGTGA